agtaaatctggtttattcattgttttaaagtgttttatcTCTGGTATAAACTGCTGACATATGTTTGTGAAAGTGCTCGTGTACTCCAGCTGAGTAGGTATCTTGTGGTGGGAGGGGTTCAAATTGTCAAAGTAAATTCTGAAACATCcaatttttatatgaaattcgataataattaattattgagatAAAGAAAAATGCATCGAGTTTCATTGCACTTGATCTTTTGCATTTATTAACCTATGGTATTGATATTGTAATTACTTGTATAATATATTGGTAACACCTGCATACCATTTGCAAATACTGGTTAGCAGCTTTTCGTTGGTACtctacttattaaaattttgtatttatgtaatagAAGTAAAATGTAGATATGTGtgatataaatacaaaattttaagatgattaattaatcgttttcttttattacgtattttataaaagaaaccaGCTAATTCTAACATTAGTAGATATTGTCGgatttaaacattgttttctatagtatatttttaataagttacgTTAGCTGTCCTCATATTATACATAGTTAAAATCAAATCGTATCTTCAATTGGAAGGTGAGCCTCGTggagtataatttatttttagtgtgatAACTTCAAGTTGTTGCAACTTTTCTGAATAAACAATACTAACTTTGCCTGGAAATGTTTTggattatttatgattaaaaaaaaatcaatatctgCACACCTTGTttcgttaatttattgttatagtttttgtaaagtatttctTAGCAAGATATAAGTTTGTCACAACAGTCATTTTATTAAGAACATTCCTGCGGAAACTTACGTCGTTATTTATAACATGGCTAGTTGACTGATtacttttttgtctttaatagTTGGAATCTAAAGCTACCAGACATATTTTGTATCCAAAAAAGCAGCAAACTTATGGCTACTaaatatgtgttttaaaattaacttgttatctttgtaccaagtttTAAATCATACAGTACTACCTAAATTTTGTTTGGCtgcttaaattatattttcaatttaaccAGTTCACAAGTGATAAAAATAAGCCATTTGTTGGTATTTAATACAGCTTTGTTTGAAAGACATCATCTTCAATAAATAATGGCGTATATGAATTTCAGACCCAGTATGTATATTTAGTTCATTTATGCAATTGATAAGTGTAATGAGAGCAGTTTTGAAAACATGTATTATAGGAATtagcattaatattaaaatgtgttaaaaaataattgtagtatGATATTGAAACAATGTAGCCTTTATTAAGCCTACTTCTTACGATTAATCTGAATCAGTTACGAATGTTTAGAAAAACAACCCATTTTAGTATTACTACTGTAAGTGaaataagtaatgaaaataaaaagcagaCTAAGAAAGATATGGAAGAAAAATACATAGGGCTAAATTAGTTACTATAAAACCGGCCAATTACGATTCGTATTCGTGCACTTCTTgccatttatttaaaaacagccattaaaaaaaaacgtacatTGCAGcccgttaaagtatttattttagtctGCTATTTAGTATTCGTTGTCAATGCGGCAACAGAGGAAATCTAGCGTGACAGAGGTGCTTTAATAATAGGGTCCTATTTTAACCTCGgatacggaaccccaaaaaggGCTCTAGATAAACtgcactaaaaagtgaaaaattaatATGACAATTGATCTAATGGAATACCTACAATTATAAGCGCTAGAAATACCTTGACGTATAAAAAATTGAGAGAGGCTGGAGAAACAGGTTAACCTCCAGCACCTAGAAGGTAAAGtgggaaaagaaaaaatattatatttctgtaaACGTGACCTTTCTCTTTCCTAGGGTAATTTAATTACAGGAAGAGTTATGAagtaacacatttaaaaaataagaccAAGTTAATTTCGTCCTTTCCCGCAATCTGATTTTGTGATTTGACGAATTTAGTGTTGTTTTTGCTGTTCTTGCTGGTTGCTgttattgaatacaaaatagcatcaaaaatataaatgtgaaatgagAGAAAAGttcaatatataataatacaagGCATCTTGAATTCACTTGACAAATGAAGTGAGACCTAAATGTGTGCAAAGATTAACAGTCAGtcctgaaatttatttttaatcaggtaaaaaatatatttttcctctaactcaatataaactaaatgtattttaactaaAGGCCTGACTTCGCTTGTTCTCTTATAACTTGGCACCCATTTTGATCTCCCTTATGTCCTTAAAGCGAAAGCTCaagaaataacataatattgaaGTTGGCTCTTCTTTTACATTTacgttttttatatattttaatgaactatTAGTTAGCGCCCAtcattttatgacaaaattaatACCAAACTAGTCTAATTGTCTCATTTTCTTGTACTCTGAAAATTTTCATTCAGTATCCGGACTTTTGGACACGTTTTCTGTGTTTCACCCACAACATTAGATGGACATGCTGTAAACCCCTAGTGAGGATTCCGATGCGCCGCGCTGTAGTCACACGCCATCTATTGTTTGTTGTATATTActatcttaaacaaaaactatggAATAAGAGGTTTCCGTCGAGAGAGATTGGAATAACTCGGTTAAGGTAAGTGTAGTTCTAGCGTGTCATTGAGTCAGTGGGTAACCTTAAGGGCGGACTGAAGGATTTAGGCTGTAGGCTTAGGGGTTTTACGATAGTAAGATAAGGCATAGAAAAGAATTTAAAGTTGGAAAAGGAAATGTTCCTCTAGACGGGAACTAAACGAATGGGAAATCGTTTGACACGTTTGTGTAGAATAGTTTTTAGTTGAGAGATTCAAAATCTTAACGCGCTACCGCGTGTAATTTTTAGGAGTGTCATATGACTAAAAACATCCGCTTCGTATGGACACTGGATAACTTCGGTgctttaaatcataataatatataggtagTTAATTTCTGTCATAAAGGCAGTGTTACAGTAAAGCATGAAGAAAAGTTATACACGCATTGAAAGGCATAACAtgtaattgttgtaaaataatggAAACAAACAGGGTAATGCTCCTATTTCACTTGAAATTTGAGTGAGTTTGATTGAATGAGGTTCGGAGATCGGCAACATGCATTAGGCCGCACCTTTACGAACTTCATTagctaaaaattaataaaaaatgtttgctaTAAATGttggcaattaattttatttataaataggtaggtacatagtTGAggtaatcaaaataataattaaccaaTGTGGAGCAATTCTGGCTTACTCATTTCAGAGTGATTTCTACTACACCCGTAACATAGATGTTTATATATTAATGGAAACATATTTTGAGTGTCGTTTTCGAGCATACTTAGAAGTTCCGAATTCTTTTCTAAATCTTGTTTAAAGTGCCTGTTTCCAAACGAAACTGTTTTTGATATGTTAGTGGCTTCAAGAGCTGATAGTTTCATGTTCTTCTTGTTTAAATCACTCTAAAAAAAAAGCATATAAACGAATGAGATTCTTGTGACTGCAAAATTGTCACGAAACAGACATAacacatcaaaaataattatgtccaTTATTACTAATAACACATCAAAATTAGATCAGCAAGGCTGATTTCAaatctacaatttttttttgcatattttaccTTGCAAATTCTGCATTTTCGAGATGCTTTGTCTGCATCATAATCTCCAATTTTATCAGCAGTTTTACAAACGGTTGATATGGTAGATTGAAAATTTTCTTGCAGGTCTGATACAAATGAAGCAATAGCTGACTGTAGACTGCTgcttttcacattttttttaaatacaggatccaacttctttattttcatatagTAATCCAATTCCTCTTTACCAATGTCTTTCATGGGCCTTAGAATTTTGACTTGATCATCTCGAATGTCACAGAAACCCtgaaaatagaataattatttcaGTGTTCAAAGTATAGtactttgttattaaatgatggaacggtttactcatgcatATTTATTGGGAATgcctaattaataatttagtacaGAATTATGATCATCATCAATGACATTTCATAATGAAACAATATCGCAATAATTTCTCGTGACCTAAAAACTTGTAGCAGATTGTCATACTCACCACATCATTTTGAACTTGTGATCCTCGACCAATGGCGATATTACAAAGTAAGTTTATTGCCAAAGTATTTGTTGTTTCTGCAGTAAAAATAGCAGTACAGTTTAATttctttgcatattttaaaaacaaatcacgtTTAATCTTTAATAGATAATCATTTGCTGCTGTTGCTGGCATACAATTCAGAAATTTAGTAAATTTCTTTATATCTTCTTCATTTACAGCTACAACTTGATTAGATTCAGGCAATACAGcatcattattcaaataatcaGAAATAtgcacaaaataaacattaaaattgtacttttgACATTGATTTACTATTGATTCAGTTACATCTCGGGCATTATCATCTGAAAGTAAAACAAACCaactcaaaattaataaatactacttaATTATTACACCTGTGAGGAACTTAATGAAATATACTCACCAAacaaatgtagaaaatgtgGTATTATTCTTAGTTTTTTAGTGTTCTCTAAAGATATACCATAGTGAACTAAATCTAGTAGTACAGCAGAACTAACACCACCTGATAGACATATTAGAACATTTTCATTCGCagataaaaccttattttttccTATACATGCTCGAAATTTATGATTTGTGCTaagcaaaaaacaattttcacaatAATAATCTTTCTTTCTTAAAGTAACAGCCATGGGCAAATCACATTTTTTACAGATCatcatgtaaataattattcaaataaaaactatcacaaatatattattatgtgcacGGTGCACATTATACTATTATAggttatatttcttttatttgtacgTCAAAAGTCAGTTACCATGACAGCACCTTTGAGACACTCgaccacagattactaaataccTAGTTACTTCTCAGATATTTCACTCAGTATATTCCAATACCTACTGCTACTCCGACGAATTAATAACCGCTGCATGCTAAAATGTGCCTAAATGCCCGAGCGTACTGTTGTGATTGCTTCGCACCGCGCGATCCCACAGCAATCGCAGCGTTGCCTTTTCGATAAAATTATCACAGCTTTTTGTGTTTATACATATAGGTTATTGAAAACTGTGAATATGTTCTGAGTTATATGTGGCAGTTTAAAATTGTATCGTTtctaaaatacgtttttatgaAGAccttatttttgaaaaatgattaCTATATAATATGCTCTGCagaaattagttaaataaatttaaataagataaagttaaacaaaagGCGTTTGTTATCATAGACATGAATgcaatgatttcattttatcttattaataaTTGGGATTGATTGAtaagttgattttaaatattttagaaaaataaacaccaCAATCGCACTTTAGTATAAGAAAAAGAGAtataattacttacttacttactactTACTTTTTTCAGAAATTCACTGGAATTAGACCCTTTTATTTTGCTGATCACTTAATACACCTGTAAACATCATTTACACGTCAGTTGATATAGATTATAAGTAAATAGATCCCACCAAAAATAATCTGTACAAGACTAGCTAAGTCTCAATGGAGctgtttgtttatctttaaaaaaatatgaaatttagtCATAGTCGTGCTAAGTGTGAGGTTCCTTACTGcgatttctttattattttagttaatgatGTGACTTGGCCGTTTAAGGggtacaaaattatacaaatcagAACCCTTGGAAGGTGATTCTTTAAAAGTGAACTTATAAAACCGCCTAGGTTCTGGAAGTTAACAGGTTAGCaaggatacaaaatataattgaacCGTCGGACATAAGGTGCATATTCCTCTACATTTACATTAACATGTTGAAGTGCTAGTCTCAAAGCTAGGAACGTTTTGGTATTAAAATGTCTTTACCCATGAAACAGAGCAGACTAACAAACAACACTGGAGGGTATAGCAGTACTTTCAACTAATATTCTGTTCCCCTAAGAATGTAGCTTCGTTGAACGAGTCTTGATTTCATGGCCAGCCAtatttaaaagagactgcgctTTACTCAAAGAGGCGCTCTTTCGTTTTTCTATAGAATGAATGACAAAATTGAAAGTATTCTTCGTCATTATCGTTGTTACTCGCATTGCTCCCCGTTACTTGAACTATCTCTGTCCTTTGATTTATCCACCTTGCTTCTTGTCGTAAGAATCTGCCTTTTTTTCATGCACTTTTTTACTGCATCCACTTTATTGGgacccaattctgctatttaaaatggtcgatgaattaatggaaattggattacattgtcactatttattattcttaacattttttCCACACAagaattggaaattcagtaaggGGCGGTACAcacacggtcaatacaatgaatttccaattattttgttagcaaaatgcttaagagaatggGAATAGATTCAACTTTAATCCAATTGAAATTCATTACATCAATAAAGCAATGCTGCTAAATTGAAGCATTGCAAATTTTTCAGTAGGCATAAGATTAACGATAACGGACTTCTGCATTTTAGcggaagttaaaaaaaatttgaaagtaaatttaaatatcaatccGTTAATCAAAATGGTAACTTCGTAAATTAACGATCAGCGAGTTAATATCCAGCTATGGTTCTAAATGAGATTAGATTGAGGTAAATTGAAATGGCAAAGAGGTAGATCTTAATTCATATGACGCGTCGTGATTCaaaaatgatgattttaagATTCTATTGGCCCATAACAAGGGTTTTAGTTTTGCAACTCTATTCTTGCTTAATCTCATGCCAAGCAGGCGAAATTTTAACTGAAGTGAGATAATAGTATGT
This sequence is a window from Trichoplusia ni isolate ovarian cell line Hi5 chromosome 8, tn1, whole genome shotgun sequence. Protein-coding genes within it:
- the LOC113496315 gene encoding cytoplasmic tRNA 2-thiolation protein 2, producing the protein MPATAANDYLLKIKRDLFLKYAKKLNCTAIFTAETTNTLAINLLCNIAIGRGSQVQNDVGFCDIRDDQVKILRPMKDIGKEELDYYMKIKKLDPVFKKNVKSSSLQSAIASFVSDLQENFQSTISTVCKTADKIGDYDADKASRKCRICKSDLNKKNMKLSALEATNISKTVSFGNRHFKQDLEKNSELLSMLENDTQNMFPLIYKHLCYGCSRNHSEMSKPELLHIG